In a genomic window of Deltaproteobacteria bacterium:
- a CDS encoding VWA domain-containing protein → MSAPAKPPPEDDPLANAFPVRSALPAFLLSAAFHAGLLLALATISVTVAKQVRKINVKIVEPPAAVEDSDVDGAPALTDIAGQLRPVITQPRTAGSVAGPSAPAAVANVRAPDLPRIGVAPSVGAAPGSLDIPLSFGGSGLAGGGPGGSGFGDVLGSLRKVGVDLVLLIDTTNSMQSIIDDVKNQVRGFIADLQRMVPSSRVAVVAYRDKGDEYVTKWVDFSFKTDKVQAFVVNLRSDGGGDYPEAVYEAVDAAMTELSWRKIARRIMIIIGSSPPHPQTMPALLKLVRDLKEKNGAIGAIDVTKRLHDEYERADWVAHGSRGEFKPTPMPAFYQEVSDTYRVITSQGGGELIALGEEKSLLRQVMILTFGTRWRVEMAKYMGKLE, encoded by the coding sequence ATGAGTGCTCCCGCCAAACCGCCGCCCGAGGACGACCCGCTCGCGAACGCCTTTCCGGTCCGCAGCGCCCTTCCGGCGTTTCTCTTGTCGGCGGCCTTTCATGCCGGCCTGCTGCTCGCCCTCGCGACCATCAGCGTGACCGTCGCGAAGCAGGTCCGGAAGATCAACGTGAAGATCGTCGAGCCGCCGGCGGCGGTCGAGGACTCGGACGTCGACGGTGCGCCCGCGCTGACCGACATCGCCGGGCAGCTGCGTCCGGTGATCACGCAGCCGCGGACCGCCGGCTCGGTCGCGGGCCCGAGCGCGCCCGCCGCGGTCGCCAACGTGCGGGCGCCCGACCTGCCGCGGATCGGCGTCGCGCCGAGCGTCGGCGCGGCGCCGGGGAGCCTCGACATCCCGCTCTCGTTCGGCGGCTCGGGGCTCGCCGGGGGCGGCCCCGGAGGAAGCGGCTTCGGCGACGTGCTCGGCAGCCTGCGCAAGGTCGGCGTCGACCTCGTGCTCCTGATCGACACCACCAACAGCATGCAGTCGATCATCGACGACGTGAAGAACCAGGTGCGGGGCTTCATCGCCGACCTCCAGCGTATGGTGCCGTCGAGCCGCGTGGCCGTCGTCGCGTACCGAGACAAGGGCGACGAGTACGTCACGAAGTGGGTGGACTTCAGCTTCAAGACCGACAAGGTGCAGGCCTTCGTGGTGAACCTGCGCTCCGACGGCGGCGGCGACTATCCGGAGGCCGTGTACGAGGCCGTAGACGCCGCGATGACCGAGCTCTCGTGGCGGAAGATCGCGCGCCGCATCATGATCATCATCGGCAGCTCGCCGCCGCATCCGCAGACCATGCCGGCGCTTCTCAAGCTCGTCCGCGACCTCAAGGAGAAGAACGGCGCCATCGGGGCCATCGACGTCACCAAGCGCCTGCACGACGAGTACGAGCGCGCGGACTGGGTCGCGCACGGCTCGCGGGGCGAGTTCAAGCCGACGCCGATGCCCGCCTTCTACCAGGAGGTGAGCGACACCTATCGCGTCATCACGAGCCAGGGCGGCGGCGAGCTCATCGCGCTCGGCGAGGAAAAGTCGCTGCTGCGCCAGGTGATGATCCTCACCTTCGGCACGCGCTGGCGCGTCGAGATGGCGAAGTACATGGGCAAGCTCG
- a CDS encoding MotA/TolQ/ExbB proton channel family protein: MLAMIQQGWLATYPLIVMSIVSVTVIAERLWSFRNLVGETAELTRGVHADLARGDVEAALQQAEAARGSAPGRVFAEVVRQGGALDAEDLADLGAERRFEEIEQLKRPLWILGTVASSAPFIGLFGTVVGIIKAFHNMAALGSGGFAVVASGISEALVATALGLGVAIIALIFYNYFQVRLDRIEAALTIGAARLIEALRTAGSRAPRQARVADGLR, from the coding sequence ATGCTCGCCATGATCCAGCAGGGGTGGCTCGCCACGTACCCGCTCATCGTCATGTCGATCGTGAGCGTCACCGTGATCGCCGAGCGGCTGTGGAGCTTCCGCAACCTGGTGGGCGAAACCGCCGAGCTGACGCGCGGCGTGCATGCCGATCTCGCGCGCGGCGACGTCGAGGCCGCGTTGCAGCAGGCCGAGGCCGCGCGCGGCTCGGCGCCCGGGCGCGTCTTCGCCGAGGTGGTCCGTCAGGGCGGCGCGCTCGACGCGGAGGACCTGGCCGACCTCGGCGCCGAACGGCGCTTCGAGGAGATCGAGCAGCTGAAGCGGCCGCTCTGGATCCTGGGGACGGTCGCGTCGAGCGCCCCGTTCATCGGCCTCTTCGGCACCGTCGTCGGCATCATCAAGGCCTTCCACAACATGGCGGCGCTCGGGAGCGGCGGATTCGCGGTGGTGGCGAGCGGCATTTCCGAGGCGCTCGTCGCGACCGCGCTCGGCCTCGGCGTCGCCATCATCGCGCTCATCTTCTACAACTACTTCCAGGTCCGGCTGGATCGCATCGAGGCGGCACTGACCATCGGTGCGGCCCGGTTGATCGAGGCCTTGCGCACCGCCGGCAGCCGCGCGCCGCGCCAGGCGAGGGTCGCGGATGGCCTTCGCTAA
- a CDS encoding biopolymer transporter ExbD — translation MAFAKLPAGGRSHIMADINITPLTDIFLVLLIIFMVTSVAMVDTGAKVMLPEVDSTQSAPREITITVTPLHEIYVNADLVALEGLEGTLKSLLATRPDTPVVLQGDREVLLGDAVRILSAAQRAGATQVAIAAERGRAAQ, via the coding sequence ATGGCCTTCGCTAAGCTTCCCGCCGGTGGTCGGTCGCACATCATGGCCGACATCAACATCACGCCGCTGACGGACATCTTCCTCGTACTCCTCATTATCTTCATGGTGACGAGCGTCGCCATGGTCGACACCGGCGCCAAGGTCATGCTCCCCGAGGTCGACAGCACGCAGAGCGCGCCGCGCGAGATCACGATCACGGTGACGCCGCTCCACGAGATCTACGTGAACGCCGACCTCGTCGCTCTCGAAGGGCTCGAAGGCACGCTGAAGAGCCTCCTCGCCACGCGCCCCGACACGCCCGTCGTGCTCCAGGGCGACCGCGAGGTGCTGCTCGGCGACGCCGTCCGGATCCTCTCGGCGGCGCAGCGCGCGGGGGCGACGCAGGTGGCGATCGCCGCGGAGCGGGGGAGGGCGGCCCAGTAG